One genomic window of Mogibacterium diversum includes the following:
- the tuf gene encoding elongation factor Tu — MAKQKYERTKPHINIGTIGHVDHGKTTLTAAITKTLHNRYGLGADVAFDQIDKAPEEKARGITISSAHVEYETPNRHYAHVDCPGHADYVKNMITGAAQMDGAILVVAATDGPMPQTREHILLSRQVGVPYIIVFLNKCDMVDDEELLDLVEMEVRELLDEYEFPGDDTPIIRGSALKALEDPSGEWGDKICELMEAVDTYIPEPQRANDQPFLMPIEDVFSITGRGTVATGRVERGTLKVGDEVELVGLSDEKRKVVVTGVEMFKKTLDAAETGDNIGALLRGIQRDEIERGQVLSKPGSIHPHTKFKGQVYVLKKEEGGRHTPFFNGYRPQFYLRTTDVTGDLKLPEGTEMCMPGDNVVMEIELITPVAIEEGLRFAIREGGRTVGSGVVTEIIE; from the coding sequence ATGGCAAAGCAGAAGTATGAGAGAACCAAGCCACATATCAACATCGGTACAATCGGCCACGTTGACCACGGCAAGACAACTCTAACAGCAGCAATCACAAAGACTCTTCACAACAGATATGGACTCGGAGCAGACGTAGCATTCGACCAGATCGACAAGGCACCAGAAGAGAAGGCAAGAGGAATCACGATTTCCTCAGCACACGTAGAGTATGAGACACCAAACAGACACTACGCACACGTAGACTGCCCAGGACACGCTGACTATGTAAAGAACATGATTACAGGAGCAGCTCAGATGGACGGAGCTATTCTAGTAGTAGCAGCAACAGATGGACCAATGCCTCAGACAAGAGAGCACATCCTGCTATCTAGACAGGTAGGCGTACCATACATCATCGTATTCCTGAACAAGTGCGATATGGTAGATGACGAGGAGCTACTAGACCTAGTAGAGATGGAAGTAAGAGAGCTACTAGACGAGTATGAGTTCCCAGGAGATGACACACCAATCATCAGAGGATCTGCACTAAAGGCACTAGAGGATCCAAGCGGTGAGTGGGGAGATAAGATTTGTGAGCTAATGGAAGCAGTAGACACATACATTCCAGAGCCACAGAGAGCAAACGATCAGCCATTCCTAATGCCAATCGAGGACGTATTCTCAATCACAGGACGTGGAACAGTAGCAACAGGAAGAGTTGAGAGAGGAACACTCAAGGTAGGAGACGAAGTAGAGCTCGTAGGACTAAGCGACGAGAAGAGAAAGGTAGTTGTAACTGGAGTAGAGATGTTCAAGAAGACTCTTGACGCAGCAGAAACAGGAGACAACATCGGAGCACTACTAAGAGGAATTCAGAGAGACGAAATCGAAAGAGGACAGGTACTCTCGAAGCCAGGCTCAATTCACCCACACACAAAGTTCAAGGGACAGGTATACGTACTAAAGAAGGAAGAGGGTGGAAGACACACACCATTCTTCAATGGATACAGACCACAGTTCTACCTAAGAACAACAGACGTAACAGGAGATCTAAAGCTACCAGAGGGTACAGAGATGTGCATGCCTGGAGATAACGTAGTAATGGAGATCGAACTGATTACACCAGTAGCTATCGAAGAGGGACTACGTTTCGCTATCAGAGAAGGTGGAA
- the fusA gene encoding elongation factor G, with product MARQFSLENTRNIGIMAHIDAGKTTTTERILYYTGKTHKIGETHDGAATMDYMAQEQERGITITSAATTAQWNGTRINIIDTPGHVDFTVEVERSLRVLDGAVMVLSAKEGVEPQSETVWRQAEKYNVPRMIFVNKMDILGANFFHVIDTIHDRLRANAVPVQIPIGSENMFEGIIDLLTMKAEVYDKNDATGKEFEIVDIPENMKAEAQAWHDKMIEAVAELDEDLTMKYLEGEEISVEELKTVIRRETIAGNIFPVFCGSAYKNKGVQMMLDGVVDYMPAPTDIPSIGGVNPDTEEEDVRHASDKEPFSALAFKIVADPYVGKLAFFRVYSGTLETGSYVYNATKGKRERIGRILQMHANHREEIEKVYSGDIAAAVGLKQTTTGDTLCDEKKPIILESMEFPDPVIEIAIEPKTKAGQEKMGIALAKLAEEDPTFRTYTNPDTGQTIIAGMGELHLEIIVDRLLREFKVEANVGKPMVSYKETITVEVDEDYKHKKQSGGSGQYGHVKFRLYPREAGSGFEFKNSITGGAIPKEYIPKIQEGMEAAMQNGPVAGYQLVDVGVDLYDGSYHEVDSSEMAFKIAATMGFKEACKKAKPVLLEPIFKVEVTVPENNMGDIIGDISSRRGSIEGSDINNGAAVIRGFVPLSEMFGYATDLRSKTQGRGVYVMQFDHFDKLPESLKEKVAK from the coding sequence ATGGCTAGACAATTTTCTCTAGAAAATACCAGAAATATTGGAATCATGGCCCACATCGATGCTGGTAAAACAACAACTACTGAGAGAATCCTTTATTACACAGGAAAGACTCATAAGATCGGTGAGACTCATGATGGTGCTGCTACCATGGACTACATGGCTCAGGAGCAGGAGCGTGGTATTACAATTACCTCTGCTGCTACAACCGCTCAGTGGAACGGCACAAGAATTAACATTATCGATACCCCAGGACACGTTGACTTTACTGTTGAGGTAGAGAGATCACTTCGTGTACTTGATGGTGCTGTAATGGTACTAAGTGCTAAGGAAGGTGTTGAGCCTCAGTCCGAGACAGTATGGAGACAGGCTGAGAAGTATAATGTTCCAAGAATGATTTTCGTTAATAAGATGGACATCCTAGGAGCTAACTTCTTCCACGTAATCGATACTATTCACGATAGACTAAGAGCTAACGCTGTACCTGTTCAGATTCCAATCGGTTCTGAGAACATGTTCGAAGGAATTATCGACCTTCTCACTATGAAGGCTGAGGTGTACGATAAGAACGATGCTACAGGTAAGGAATTCGAAATCGTAGACATTCCAGAGAATATGAAGGCAGAAGCACAGGCTTGGCATGATAAGATGATTGAAGCTGTTGCTGAGCTAGACGAAGATCTGACTATGAAGTACCTCGAGGGAGAGGAAATCTCAGTTGAGGAGCTTAAGACAGTTATCAGAAGAGAGACTATCGCAGGAAATATTTTCCCTGTATTCTGTGGATCTGCATACAAGAACAAGGGTGTTCAGATGATGCTAGATGGTGTAGTTGATTACATGCCTGCACCTACAGACATTCCTTCAATCGGTGGTGTAAACCCTGATACTGAAGAAGAGGATGTAAGACACGCAAGTGACAAGGAGCCATTCTCAGCACTCGCATTTAAGATTGTGGCAGACCCATATGTAGGAAAGCTCGCATTCTTCAGAGTTTACTCTGGAACACTCGAGACTGGTTCTTACGTGTACAACGCAACTAAGGGTAAGCGCGAGAGAATCGGTAGAATTCTTCAGATGCATGCTAACCACAGAGAAGAAATCGAGAAGGTTTATTCAGGAGATATCGCAGCAGCAGTAGGACTAAAGCAGACTACAACTGGAGATACACTCTGTGATGAGAAGAAACCAATTATTCTCGAATCTATGGAATTCCCAGATCCAGTAATTGAGATCGCTATCGAACCTAAGACCAAGGCTGGTCAGGAGAAGATGGGTATCGCTCTCGCTAAGCTGGCTGAAGAGGATCCAACATTCAGAACATATACTAACCCTGATACTGGACAGACTATCATCGCTGGAATGGGTGAGCTTCACCTTGAAATCATCGTTGATAGACTTCTAAGAGAGTTCAAGGTAGAAGCTAACGTAGGTAAGCCAATGGTATCCTACAAAGAGACTATTACCGTTGAGGTCGATGAAGATTACAAGCACAAGAAGCAGTCCGGTGGTTCTGGTCAGTATGGACACGTTAAGTTCAGACTATATCCAAGAGAAGCTGGTTCTGGATTCGAATTCAAGAACTCCATCACAGGTGGTGCTATTCCTAAGGAATACATCCCTAAGATTCAGGAGGGAATGGAAGCAGCAATGCAGAACGGACCTGTTGCAGGCTACCAGCTAGTGGACGTTGGTGTAGATCTATATGACGGTTCATACCACGAAGTAGACTCATCTGAAATGGCATTTAAGATTGCAGCTACCATGGGATTCAAGGAAGCTTGCAAGAAGGCAAAGCCAGTTCTACTAGAGCCAATCTTCAAGGTAGAGGTTACTGTACCTGAGAACAACATGGGTGACATCATCGGAGATATCAGCTCAAGAAGAGGATCTATCGAAGGTTCTGATATCAATAATGGTGCAGCTGTAATCAGAGGATTCGTTCCACTATCCGAGATGTTCGGATATGCTACTGACCTGCGTTCTAAGACACAGGGTCGTGGTGTATACGTAATGCAGTTCGACCACTTCGATAAGCTACCAGAGAGCTTGAAGGAAAAGGTTGCAAAATAA